From the Leucobacter denitrificans genome, one window contains:
- a CDS encoding phospholipid carrier-dependent glycosyltransferase, with protein sequence MPARTLSDSRWFTSIGVVTVLAIASLARFWALAQPGSLVFDELYYVRDAISQLAYGYPTNWPDDDTRMGATFLSSPDFAVHPPLGKWLIGLGVLLFGEHSAWGWRFAVAAFGVATVGVTMRLAWLMSRNTFITLIAGLVLAVDGVHITLTRVSLLDGFLTFFVVLGALFVWRDHVWVVDRTTPSHPEVLWWRPWLFAAAVAFGCAASVKWSGLYPLAAFLLLITARDVAYRLRSARTHGASQVRAWGRALLQAAVAGLIALPTTLAMYIASWSGWIVTAGGWGRGSGSWISELWAYHVDIFAWHSTLSAPHPYRADPLTWPLALRPTGMYEATVGDGYTAAISSIPNPVVIIGGVVALIVLAWWIARRSFPDRVWRVFTPGTLVFTSAFVLTGYLSGWIPWILTFSRPAVFQFYAVVLTPFAAIAIALVIGEWCRLLPRARGGRDANLIGESGESGLNGEPGEVASEDASGSTVGPDAEVLLGRRLAAALFIAAALILAVLFFPVWSGEPIPNWFWHWHHWLPGWD encoded by the coding sequence ATGCCCGCGCGTACACTTTCAGATTCGAGGTGGTTCACCTCAATCGGCGTAGTGACGGTGCTCGCAATCGCATCGCTCGCAAGGTTTTGGGCGCTCGCTCAGCCGGGTTCACTGGTGTTCGATGAGCTGTATTATGTGCGCGACGCGATCTCGCAGCTCGCCTACGGTTACCCCACGAATTGGCCCGACGACGACACGCGCATGGGGGCGACGTTCTTGAGTTCCCCCGACTTCGCGGTGCACCCGCCGCTCGGCAAGTGGCTCATTGGCCTCGGGGTTCTCTTGTTCGGCGAGCACTCTGCGTGGGGCTGGCGGTTCGCGGTCGCCGCGTTCGGCGTCGCGACGGTCGGTGTCACGATGCGCCTCGCCTGGCTTATGAGCCGCAATACGTTCATCACGCTCATCGCGGGTCTCGTGCTCGCGGTCGACGGCGTGCACATCACGCTCACCCGCGTGAGTTTGCTCGACGGGTTTCTCACGTTTTTTGTGGTGCTCGGCGCATTGTTCGTCTGGCGCGATCATGTGTGGGTGGTGGATCGCACCACCCCCTCACACCCCGAAGTGCTGTGGTGGCGACCGTGGCTCTTCGCCGCCGCCGTCGCTTTCGGGTGTGCTGCCTCCGTGAAGTGGTCGGGGCTGTATCCCCTCGCGGCGTTCCTCCTGCTCATAACTGCGCGCGACGTGGCCTATCGACTGAGGTCCGCGCGCACGCACGGTGCTTCCCAAGTTCGGGCGTGGGGTCGGGCGCTCTTGCAGGCCGCGGTTGCCGGGCTGATCGCGCTGCCGACTACCCTCGCCATGTACATCGCGAGCTGGTCGGGGTGGATCGTGACCGCGGGCGGCTGGGGTCGCGGGTCTGGTTCGTGGATCAGCGAACTGTGGGCGTACCACGTCGACATCTTCGCGTGGCACTCAACGTTGTCGGCACCGCATCCGTACCGCGCCGATCCGCTCACTTGGCCACTCGCTCTCAGGCCCACGGGCATGTACGAGGCAACCGTCGGCGACGGGTACACGGCCGCGATTTCATCGATACCGAATCCCGTAGTCATCATCGGCGGTGTGGTCGCGCTCATTGTGTTGGCGTGGTGGATCGCGCGCCGCTCATTCCCCGATCGCGTATGGCGCGTGTTCACGCCCGGCACCCTGGTGTTTACGTCGGCGTTCGTGCTCACCGGGTATCTCTCGGGGTGGATCCCGTGGATCCTCACGTTTTCGCGACCCGCAGTGTTTCAGTTTTATGCGGTCGTGCTCACTCCGTTTGCGGCGATCGCGATCGCGTTGGTCATTGGTGAATGGTGCAGGCTGTTGCCCCGAGCACGCGGTGGGCGTGATGCCAACCTCATCGGTGAGTCCGGCGAGTCTGGTCTGAACGGTGAGCCAGGTGAGGTCGCTTCTGAGGACGCATCTGGGTCCACCGTAGGCCCCGATGCAGAAGTTTTGCTCGGGCGTCGCCTTGCGGCCGCACTCTTCATTGCGGCGGCGCTCATCCTCGCGGTGCTCTTCTTCCCTGTGTGGTCTGGTGAGCCGATTCCAAACTGGTTCTGGCACTGGCACCACTGGCTGCCGGGGTGGGACTAA